In Sphingobacteriaceae bacterium, the sequence CTTGGGAATGGCAGCCGGAGTTGAAGGCGGTGGCCGAAGAACTGGGCATCACCTTGTTCTCCACCCCCTTCGACCCCACGGCGGTGGAGTTCCTGGAAGCCATGGAAGTCCCGGCCTACAAGATCGCTTCCTTCGAGCTGGTGGACCTGCCCCTCATCCGCCTGGTGGCCCAGACGGGCAAGCCGTTGATCATGTCCACGGGGATGGCCACCCTGGGAGAGATAGAAGAGGCCGTCAACGCCGCCAGGGAAGCAGGGGCCCGGGACATCGCCCTGCTGCGGACCAACAGCGCCTACCCGGCGCCGCCTGCGGAGATGCACCTGCGCACCATACCCCATCTGGCCCAGACCTTCGGTGTGCCTGCGGGCCTGTCGGATCACACCTTGGAGTTGGCGGTGCCCGTGACGGCCGTGGCCCTGGGGGCCAGCATCATCGAGAAGCACCTGACCTTGTCCCGGGACCTGGGCGGCCCCGACAGCGCCTTCTCCCTGGAGCCCCACGAGTTCCGGGCCATGGTGGAGGCGGTGCGCATCGCCGAGGAGGCCCTGGGGGAGGTCCGCTACGGGCCCACAGCCCACGAAGAGGGCAGCCGCATCTTCCGCCGCTCGCTGTTTGCTATAGCAAACATCAAGGCGGGAGAG encodes:
- the pseI gene encoding pseudaminic acid synthase, encoding MRIAGREIGPGHRTYIIAELSANHTQSFDRAVELIKAAQEAGADAVKLQTYTPDTITMASQKEYFRISGGTLWDGRTLYDLYRDAYTPWEWQPELKAVAEELGITLFSTPFDPTAVEFLEAMEVPAYKIASFELVDLPLIRLVAQTGKPLIMSTGMATLGEIEEAVNAAREAGARDIALLRTNSAYPAPPAEMHLRTIPHLAQTFGVPAGLSDHTLELAVPVTAVALGASIIEKHLTLSRDLGGPDSAFSLEPHEFRAMVEAVRIAEEALGEVRYGPTAHEEGSRIFRRSLFAIANIKAGE